The following are encoded in a window of Haloarcula laminariae genomic DNA:
- a CDS encoding HAD family hydrolase: protein MVTFDAVLFDLDGTLVERTQDTAALYERAFERVGVEPFGAPAELWAALDGPPDPADEVGYLGAGFARLAAQHDRRVDAIGLASAFVDGVDNAQVALRPGTERALSAARETAPTAILTNGPQSRQADKVDATGLADRVDAVVYAGDMPRRKPHAAPFEETLSALEGSGECALYVGNSLGYDVAGAHNAGLAAAYLDDSDGPEPYDPEYVLESLADLPAILQ, encoded by the coding sequence ATCGTGACGTTTGACGCCGTTCTCTTCGATCTCGACGGGACGCTGGTCGAGCGAACACAGGACACCGCAGCGCTGTACGAGCGGGCATTCGAGCGGGTCGGCGTCGAACCGTTCGGCGCCCCGGCGGAGCTGTGGGCAGCGCTCGACGGTCCGCCGGACCCCGCCGACGAGGTGGGGTATCTCGGCGCCGGCTTCGCCCGACTCGCCGCCCAGCACGACCGTCGGGTCGACGCAATCGGGCTCGCCTCGGCGTTCGTCGACGGCGTCGACAACGCGCAGGTGGCCCTTCGCCCGGGCACCGAACGGGCGCTGTCGGCCGCCCGAGAGACCGCGCCGACCGCTATCCTCACCAACGGGCCCCAGTCCCGACAGGCCGACAAGGTCGATGCCACCGGGCTGGCCGACCGGGTCGACGCCGTCGTCTACGCCGGCGATATGCCCCGCCGGAAGCCCCACGCCGCGCCCTTCGAGGAAACGCTGTCGGCCCTCGAAGGCAGCGGCGAATGTGCCCTGTACGTCGGCAACTCGCTGGGCTACGACGTGGCCGGCGCCCACAACGCCGGGCTGGCCGCGGCGTATCTCGACGACAGCGACGGACCCGAGCCCTACGACCCCGAGTACGTCCTCGAATCGCTCGCCGACCTCCCCGCGATACTCCAGTGA
- a CDS encoding MinD/ParA family ATP-binding protein: MHGAHCLTIAGGKGGCGKTTAAVNTAYALDAAGFEVVVVDTDLAMPNLHTVLGTSHEPTIHDVLADIHPLEAAIDTSDDVAAVYGDPSLDRYTDADPAGLKTVCDRLGTAFDVVVLDTGAGVTHATMVPCGLADDVVLVTTAKEHGVADTSRTKEMAERVDSHVPGVVVTRADGETGRDIAERLETELLAAVPDEPDVFGTEPVVRRAPDSAGAAAYGRVADALAID; encoded by the coding sequence ATGCACGGGGCCCACTGTCTCACCATCGCCGGCGGCAAGGGTGGCTGTGGCAAGACCACGGCGGCGGTAAACACCGCGTACGCGCTCGACGCCGCCGGGTTCGAGGTCGTGGTCGTCGACACGGACCTGGCGATGCCGAATCTGCATACGGTGCTCGGTACGAGCCACGAACCGACGATACACGACGTGCTGGCCGATATCCACCCCCTCGAAGCCGCTATCGACACGAGCGACGACGTCGCAGCGGTGTACGGTGACCCCTCGCTGGACCGCTACACGGACGCCGACCCCGCCGGGCTCAAGACGGTGTGTGACCGCCTCGGGACCGCCTTCGACGTCGTCGTCCTCGATACGGGCGCGGGCGTCACCCACGCGACGATGGTCCCCTGCGGACTGGCCGACGACGTCGTCCTCGTGACGACGGCCAAGGAACACGGCGTGGCCGACACCTCCCGGACCAAGGAGATGGCCGAACGCGTCGACAGCCACGTTCCCGGCGTCGTCGTCACCCGCGCGGACGGCGAGACGGGCCGGGACATCGCCGAGCGCCTCGAAACCGAGTTGCTCGCGGCTGTCCCCGACGAGCCCGACGTGTTCGGGACCGAACCGGTCGTCAGGCGCGCCCCCGACTCCGCCGGCGCCGCCGCCTACGGTCGCGTGGCCGACGCGCTCGCCATCGATTGA